The Pimelobacter simplex genomic sequence GTCTACGTGCGCGCCGATGCGCTCCCCGAGGGCGTGACCACCCTCAAGGCGGGGACCCGGGTCGAGTTCGGCATCGCCCAGGGACGCCGGGGCGACCAGGCCCTCCAGGTCCGCCTCGTCGACGCCCCGGCGTCGGTCTCGCGCAACCAGAAGGAGGCGCGCCGCAAGAAGCCGGAGGAGATGGTCCCGATCGTCGAGGACCTGATCCGCCTGCTCGACGGCGTGGGCGAGGCCTACCGCCACGGTCGCCACCCCGACCGCCGTACGGCGCAGCCGGTGGCGATGCTGCTGCGCGCGCTCGCCGACGAGCTCGAGGGCTGAGCCTCCGCGGTGCGCGGCGTGGGCGGCGGGAGCCGGATCAGCCGCCGGTCGTGACCGGCGGCGCCGGCTCCTTCTTGCGTCGCGTCGGCGAGGTGCGCAGCACGAAGACGGCCCATGCCGTCAGCAGGACGGCCGCGAAGCCGAGCCCGACGCCGTTGATCGCGGGGTAGGACAGGATCACGCCGAGGAAGCCGCCGATCACCCACGCCAGCTGGAGCGTGGTGTCGCCCTTGGCGAACGCGCTGGCGTGGGCGCGCACCGGTACGCCGGACTGGATGGTGGAGTCGAGGGAGACCTTGGCGAGGTACTGCATGAGGCCCACGGTCAGGCCGAGCACGAGCAGCGGCAGCAGGCTGTAGAGCACCGTCGCGAACACCAGGGCCGCGATGTCGGCGATCAGCGCGACGACCACCATCACGGCGGGGTTGATCTTGCGGGCGAGCGAGGCGACGACGATCCCGAGGGTGTTGCCGAGACCGGCGGCACCGATCACCAGGCCGACCAGGATGGTCGACTTGGTCTTGGTCTCCCAGCCGTCGAGCGGCTCGGTGGCCAGCACGAAGGTCATGAACATGGTCAGGAAGCCGGACAGCAGCCGAGGTCCGCAGTTGGCGCGCAGCGCGAAGGCGACCTTCGGGGGGAGTCCGCTGCTGCGGCGCTTGCCGTCGGCCCGCGGGGCGTCGACGGACTCCTCGCCCTGGGTCGCGTCGATCCGGGTGGGCAGCAGGATCGCGGCGACCGTACCGAGGGTGAAGACGACGAACGCGTAGCGGCAGGCCCACTCCGGGCCGATCCAGAACGCCAGGCCCGCGAGCGGTCCGGACACGCAGGCGCCGACCACGCCGGCGAGCGCCACCCGGCCGTTGGCCTTGACCAGGGTGATCTCGGGCGGCACGAGACGGGGCACGGCGGCGGCCTTGGCCACGCCGTAGGCCTTGGAGGAGACGAGGACGCCGAGCGCGGCGACGTAGAACCAGGGCGAGCCGCTGGCGAGGGTCCCGGCCAGCACCCAGCACAGGAACGCGCGCAGCGCGAAGGTCGCGCCGATCGCCCAGCGGCGACCGTGGCTGAACCGATCGAGGAAGGGGCCGATCAGGGGCGCGACGACCGCGAACGGGACCATCGTGAGGCCGAGGAACAGCAGCACCGGGCCGCGCTCGCCGCTCGTCGCGCCCGCGAAGAAGACGGTGCCGGCCAGCGCGATCGCGAAGGCCGAGTCGCCCGCGGCGTTGGCGGCGTGCAGCTCGATCAGCCGGTTGAGGCCCGACCGGTCGGCTCCCTGGGCGCCGGCGGCCTTGCGCGCCGTACGGACGGTCGCCTTGCTCGCGCGCCCGGTCACCCGGGCCACGCCCTTGACCCCGCGCGCGGTCGCCTTGGCGGCGCGGACCGATCCGGTCTCGGACGTCGGCTCGGTGGTCGGATCGGCGCCCGGCAGTGGACCGGATGGCGCCCCCGGACGGCGCGGGTCGGGTCCGTTGCTGCTCACCCGTCCTATCTTGCCTGGTGGCCCCGAC encodes the following:
- a CDS encoding MFS transporter, yielding MSSNGPDPRRPGAPSGPLPGADPTTEPTSETGSVRAAKATARGVKGVARVTGRASKATVRTARKAAGAQGADRSGLNRLIELHAANAAGDSAFAIALAGTVFFAGATSGERGPVLLFLGLTMVPFAVVAPLIGPFLDRFSHGRRWAIGATFALRAFLCWVLAGTLASGSPWFYVAALGVLVSSKAYGVAKAAAVPRLVPPEITLVKANGRVALAGVVGACVSGPLAGLAFWIGPEWACRYAFVVFTLGTVAAILLPTRIDATQGEESVDAPRADGKRRSSGLPPKVAFALRANCGPRLLSGFLTMFMTFVLATEPLDGWETKTKSTILVGLVIGAAGLGNTLGIVVASLARKINPAVMVVVALIADIAALVFATVLYSLLPLLVLGLTVGLMQYLAKVSLDSTIQSGVPVRAHASAFAKGDTTLQLAWVIGGFLGVILSYPAINGVGLGFAAVLLTAWAVFVLRTSPTRRKKEPAPPVTTGG
- a CDS encoding cold-shock protein, producing MPTGKVKWYDAEKGFGFLSQPDGADVYVRADALPEGVTTLKAGTRVEFGIAQGRRGDQALQVRLVDAPASVSRNQKEARRKKPEEMVPIVEDLIRLLDGVGEAYRHGRHPDRRTAQPVAMLLRALADELEG